A portion of the Bdellovibrio bacteriovorus genome contains these proteins:
- a CDS encoding tetratricopeptide repeat protein: MKKFIILSLLVLAGCSSSPVKDSSEEVDSAPAPEVSGEVREEKATPAKASKAEEPVRPATPMAPSQYAGLNDAIKSQSDEKIYQTATQILSQSPNDGRALNALAMYHFKKGRHDLSRYLLNKGIAANARMSELHSNMGIVQLSENERREAIKSFRKALEINNGDGIAAANLAAIYTQEKDYNKAGVVCETAYKRGVRDPRFLNNYAIVLTAQQKFDKAKDMYEAVLKEESNNSAALYNYATLLIDHMGKFQEGLEQINRLKFVGGPADTRNRIIALENKAKAGIK, from the coding sequence ATGAAAAAGTTTATTATTCTTTCCCTTTTAGTATTGGCAGGATGTTCTTCAAGTCCAGTGAAGGACTCGTCAGAGGAGGTCGATTCGGCTCCAGCCCCTGAGGTGAGTGGCGAAGTTCGTGAAGAAAAGGCCACTCCAGCTAAGGCGTCCAAGGCGGAAGAACCGGTCCGTCCAGCGACACCGATGGCGCCATCTCAGTATGCGGGCCTTAATGACGCGATTAAGTCCCAAAGTGATGAGAAAATCTATCAAACCGCGACTCAGATTTTATCGCAGTCCCCAAATGATGGCCGGGCTTTGAATGCTTTGGCGATGTATCACTTTAAAAAAGGTCGTCATGATTTAAGTCGATATCTTTTGAACAAAGGTATTGCGGCCAATGCTCGTATGTCCGAACTTCATTCGAATATGGGGATTGTGCAGCTTTCAGAAAACGAGCGTCGCGAAGCGATCAAATCATTCCGTAAGGCATTAGAGATCAATAATGGTGACGGTATCGCGGCCGCCAACCTAGCGGCGATTTACACGCAAGAAAAAGACTATAACAAAGCGGGCGTGGTCTGTGAGACGGCTTACAAGCGGGGCGTCCGGGATCCTCGTTTTTTAAATAACTATGCGATCGTGCTAACGGCTCAGCAAAAATTCGATAAAGCGAAAGATATGTATGAGGCTGTTTTAAAGGAAGAGTCGAACAATTCGGCTGCATTATATAATTATGCAACACTCTTGATTGATCATATGGGTAAATTTCAAGAGGGATTAGAGCAGATTAACAGACTAAAGTTTGTAGGTGGGCCTGCGGACACCCGTAATAGAATAATTGCTTTGGAAAATAAGGCGAAAGCTGGGATAAAATAG
- a CDS encoding tetratricopeptide repeat protein, translating to MKRSHRISLLLTLVASVATQSAFAQSRTRTSKTTTVKKQTVGEYLSQANDRSRGGGVQAQGTKADTSLPSSNLGFKEEVKQVNLDSVKPPRSSEFMQKEKGNRAAEYERILDQQIRELYKLTQKFKTSPNRGELWLRLAELYVEKAGIVDGRKQDDYDARLRAFQTGKSKVKPKMDDKEAREYNRKAVQLYEWFQRDFPKDEKMPQALFFLGYNYFELGDVRRGAEYYEKLTRGYPNSPFVGEAHFALAEYYFENERWSEAYKEYSHLIKEKKHRLHTFALYKGAWCLFRLNKVQQAMNYLEYIIKTGKADAAAAEAGQKRVNRNRLEGEAQRDIVVFYAEGGDPTKAYGYFKNLIGGDVSPYLERLAYQYSSRGDKEASREVFKVLIAQNPTSPKSFEFQYQIVQNFYYAKNTTRFKAELYSWIKDYNQSSAWYAQNKNNKELIENSYKLRETTLRNYVLQQHQTAQNSRSPSVQANTSDAYNLYLKEFPDSAAAGDMHFYYGELLYDMGKYDEASAQYKWVVDNAPQSKFYSKAAQNLILSVERSIPTDQEMQKRIGQSLDPVPLEPRVDKFIKAGNWYVEKFPNSEKSVEIKFRIGRLYYQSNHFDEATKSFKDIVQKNPNTKYAEYSANLLLDIYNLRKDYAGLEKVGAELLTVPSIASSKAGSDIRGVLEKASFKRGQDLEVAKKYGESGQAFESFAKQNPKSELAVTALFNAGVNYERAGMNLQAIGAYQEVLNSKSPSAAQFKTRTQRLLAKQYQDSARFEEAAKLYRQVAQENPTDPLSPNMIFNAAVLYEVLGRSEEAIRTYNEFMKVNKKKSENAEIIYAMATIHRKAGQTAAAVGRYMEYVEGGGRDQEKVVESAYWVHELSKKQNAITRSKEWGQKTMQIQRRFAPNKKGVGASYAAKIRFQEALEVFREMKAVTFPKDPNKQKAAADKKVALLTKLASELADVIKYDSGEEIVSSLAVLAEANLNMAQAIINAPLPPGLNAEETKQYKAGVEKFAEPFNTKVRESYKLAVDRGLELEVYNNAYREAYQYMSQVDPKTYYNGGEVATDMRAVNWMGQ from the coding sequence TGTCGCAAGCCAATGATCGCAGTCGTGGCGGGGGTGTACAGGCTCAAGGAACAAAAGCGGACACTTCTTTGCCGTCTTCAAATTTAGGTTTTAAAGAAGAAGTGAAACAGGTGAATTTGGATTCCGTTAAGCCACCGCGTTCTTCTGAATTCATGCAAAAAGAAAAAGGCAACCGTGCAGCAGAATACGAACGCATCTTGGATCAGCAGATTCGTGAGCTTTATAAACTGACGCAAAAGTTTAAAACCAGCCCAAATCGGGGTGAATTGTGGTTGCGCTTGGCAGAGCTTTACGTGGAAAAAGCGGGGATCGTCGACGGTCGTAAGCAAGACGATTACGATGCAAGACTGCGCGCCTTTCAAACAGGTAAATCTAAAGTAAAACCTAAAATGGATGACAAAGAGGCCCGTGAATACAACCGTAAAGCGGTCCAATTATATGAGTGGTTCCAACGCGACTTCCCTAAAGATGAAAAAATGCCTCAAGCGCTATTCTTCTTGGGTTACAACTACTTTGAATTGGGCGATGTCCGACGGGGGGCAGAGTATTATGAAAAACTCACTCGTGGTTATCCCAATTCACCGTTTGTCGGCGAAGCCCATTTTGCCTTAGCGGAATATTACTTTGAAAACGAAAGATGGTCTGAGGCTTATAAAGAGTATTCGCATCTGATTAAAGAAAAGAAACACCGTTTGCACACTTTTGCTTTGTATAAAGGGGCATGGTGCTTATTCCGTTTAAACAAAGTTCAGCAAGCAATGAATTACTTAGAGTACATCATCAAAACGGGTAAAGCTGACGCGGCCGCTGCAGAAGCAGGACAAAAACGTGTGAATCGCAATCGTCTTGAGGGTGAAGCCCAACGTGATATCGTCGTTTTTTATGCCGAAGGTGGCGATCCGACGAAAGCTTATGGATACTTCAAGAACCTTATCGGTGGGGATGTTAGCCCTTATCTTGAAAGATTGGCTTATCAGTATTCAAGCCGGGGGGATAAAGAGGCTTCTCGCGAGGTCTTTAAAGTCCTTATTGCGCAAAATCCCACATCACCCAAGTCATTTGAGTTCCAATACCAAATCGTCCAGAACTTTTATTACGCTAAAAACACCACACGCTTTAAAGCTGAGCTTTACAGCTGGATTAAAGATTACAATCAAAGCAGTGCTTGGTATGCGCAAAATAAAAACAATAAAGAGCTGATTGAAAACTCGTACAAATTGCGCGAAACAACTTTGCGTAACTACGTATTGCAACAGCATCAAACGGCTCAGAACTCTCGTTCACCTTCAGTGCAAGCTAACACCAGTGATGCCTACAACCTTTACTTAAAAGAATTCCCAGATTCAGCGGCCGCGGGCGACATGCACTTTTATTATGGTGAGTTGCTTTACGATATGGGTAAATACGACGAGGCCTCAGCTCAATATAAATGGGTGGTTGATAATGCCCCGCAAAGCAAGTTTTACAGCAAAGCCGCGCAAAACTTAATCCTCTCTGTTGAGCGTAGCATCCCGACAGACCAAGAAATGCAAAAGCGTATTGGTCAAAGCTTAGACCCGGTTCCATTAGAGCCGCGTGTGGATAAATTTATTAAGGCCGGAAACTGGTACGTTGAAAAATTCCCTAACTCTGAAAAGTCAGTGGAAATCAAATTCCGTATTGGTCGCTTGTACTATCAAAGCAATCACTTTGATGAGGCAACAAAGTCATTCAAAGACATCGTCCAGAAAAATCCCAACACGAAATATGCGGAATATTCAGCCAATCTTCTTTTGGATATTTATAACTTAAGAAAAGACTATGCGGGCTTAGAAAAAGTCGGTGCGGAACTTTTAACTGTTCCATCGATCGCCTCTTCTAAAGCCGGTTCCGATATTCGCGGTGTCTTAGAAAAAGCATCGTTTAAACGTGGTCAAGATCTCGAGGTTGCCAAGAAATACGGAGAGAGCGGCCAGGCATTTGAATCCTTTGCGAAACAAAATCCGAAATCAGAACTGGCTGTCACGGCCCTCTTTAATGCCGGGGTCAACTATGAGCGGGCGGGGATGAATTTGCAAGCCATCGGAGCTTATCAAGAAGTTCTTAACTCTAAAAGCCCTTCGGCGGCCCAGTTTAAAACCAGAACTCAGCGTCTTTTGGCAAAACAATACCAAGACTCTGCCAGATTTGAGGAAGCGGCGAAATTATATCGCCAAGTGGCCCAAGAAAATCCAACCGATCCTCTATCGCCGAACATGATCTTTAATGCGGCGGTATTGTATGAAGTTTTAGGTCGTTCTGAAGAAGCCATTCGCACTTATAACGAGTTCATGAAAGTGAATAAGAAAAAGTCTGAAAATGCTGAGATCATCTATGCCATGGCGACAATTCATCGCAAAGCTGGTCAAACAGCCGCTGCGGTGGGACGTTACATGGAATATGTTGAGGGTGGCGGACGAGATCAAGAGAAAGTCGTAGAAAGTGCTTACTGGGTTCACGAACTTTCCAAAAAACAAAATGCAATCACCCGTTCAAAAGAATGGGGTCAAAAGACGATGCAAATTCAACGTCGGTTTGCTCCAAACAAAAAAGGTGTGGGCGCTTCTTACGCGGCTAAAATCCGTTTCCAAGAGGCTTTAGAAGTCTTTAGGGAAATGAAAGCCGTGACCTTCCCGAAAGATCCGAACAAGCAAAAAGCGGCCGCCGACAAAAAAGTGGCTCTGTTGACGAAACTTGCGAGCGAACTTGCTGATGTCATTAAATACGACAGTGGCGAAGAAATCGTAAGCTCTTTGGCGGTTTTGGCGGAAGCGAACTTAAACATGGCTCAGGCCATCATCAATGCGCCATTGCCTCCAGGCTTAAACGCAGAAGAAACAAAACAGTATAAAGCGGGTGTCGAAAAATTCGCCGAGCCATTCAATACCAAAGTCCGGGAAAGTTACAAGTTGGCGGTGGATCGAGGATTAGAACTCGAAGTTTACAACAATGCTTATCGCGAGGCTTACCAGTACATGAGCCAAGTCGATCCGAAGACGTATTATAATGGCGGCGAAGTGGCGACGGATATGCGCGCGGTGAATTGGATGGGTCAATAA
- a CDS encoding MotA/TolQ/ExbB proton channel family protein, producing MNPTVAATAVATGDNMNMIQRAFAEGGFVMYIIAVIAVLAIFLIIERMMKFKNLSVDKKEFTDQVFRMVVAGDLRQAISYCDARPAPLTNVVKSGLVQAMNKRPDEEVQVAMDAAVMREMPKVEGWTSFLAVFGNIAVLAGLLGTIIGMIGSFRAVAAADPATKALELSKGISHALNCTAFGLFVAIVSIVAYGLFQHKIQKTENEVIETSMSLLNLVVANREKIKE from the coding sequence GTGAACCCAACAGTAGCAGCAACAGCCGTCGCCACGGGCGACAACATGAATATGATTCAGCGTGCGTTCGCTGAAGGCGGATTCGTCATGTACATCATCGCGGTTATCGCGGTTTTGGCGATTTTCTTGATCATCGAGCGCATGATGAAATTTAAAAACCTTTCAGTGGATAAAAAAGAATTCACTGACCAAGTATTCCGCATGGTCGTAGCGGGCGATCTTCGCCAAGCTATTTCTTATTGCGATGCTCGTCCCGCTCCGTTGACGAACGTGGTAAAATCTGGATTGGTGCAAGCAATGAACAAACGCCCGGACGAAGAAGTTCAAGTGGCGATGGATGCGGCCGTAATGCGCGAAATGCCAAAGGTAGAAGGTTGGACTTCTTTCTTGGCGGTTTTCGGTAATATCGCGGTTCTTGCGGGTCTATTAGGAACGATCATCGGTATGATCGGTTCATTCCGCGCGGTGGCAGCCGCCGATCCAGCAACAAAAGCATTGGAACTTTCAAAAGGTATCTCGCATGCCTTGAATTGTACGGCTTTCGGTCTTTTCGTGGCGATCGTATCCATCGTGGCTTACGGTTTGTTCCAACATAAGATCCAAAAAACAGAAAACGAAGTGATCGAAACAAGCATGAGCTTGTTAAATCTAGTCGTTGCGAACAGAGAAAAAATTAAAGAGTAG
- a CDS encoding AgmX/PglI C-terminal domain-containing protein produces MRSPLIFRIFKNNQLVGVKQFDQDQIVIGHNAEVHLDLDSDQVSPIHCLVELRDNGYYVCDLGSSSGTFKNGQAVLDEMISSGDEINVGPFKIVFFVGVPKPKVVPTVAAAAITTPAATGAEAPAPAPTPVATPTPPPAPSESVFVEYEEPVKPPASVPMPPPATVKVEEIKVVPVPVAVPAEIPKIEEKPVIAKAPVRPEIRAERGSFKKQKKVKTFAPPSEVQDLKRYLKPGKGATLEVIVAWKERVLTTYHYRSGKKTVRINGGAEDDISIPHGLVPKNFPLLDLTAGVKVSTSTEMDVVMMTGNTEQSIDDMARSGKAQRGNVGWNIRIDQGDMLCINLPGGNITLYLRYVPPAPVVPMLPPLMLSGSEMMGVVIAIVMVSLLALYISATTPKDWQENKQEDVQRIAQVVFNKPPVQNTPVPTPPPPTPPAPTPTPTPPPPTPSPTPKKVVVADKTQEAQKKGPNVKTETKTQVAARASEVAPKPNAKDRTKKFTSTRQGGAIKTGETAGANAASSNKDLSKVGLFSAFGGGGARANIDKAYTGAGEVLGMADKATGTSGFNENRAGDDLGSKFKDAGAGGKGTATQGIAGVGTKGRGSGQSAYGAADGFGSKSTVAIEGGGFEESFDGTIDKEAIRRVIRAKLHEVKSCYERVLNTLEKGRKLEGKIVLGWEIVTNGVAKNVKVKSSNLGNTQVENCIRDRLASWTFPDPPPGLTAVVEAYPFVLNQSN; encoded by the coding sequence TTGAGATCGCCGTTAATTTTTAGAATTTTCAAAAACAACCAATTGGTGGGCGTCAAGCAATTCGATCAAGATCAAATCGTGATCGGACATAATGCGGAAGTTCACTTGGATCTTGATTCCGACCAAGTGTCGCCGATTCACTGTTTGGTGGAATTGCGAGACAATGGTTACTATGTGTGTGACTTGGGGTCTTCTTCCGGCACATTCAAAAATGGTCAAGCTGTCTTGGACGAAATGATTTCTTCAGGCGACGAAATCAATGTCGGACCTTTTAAAATCGTATTCTTTGTCGGCGTACCTAAACCGAAAGTAGTTCCCACAGTCGCTGCGGCTGCTATCACGACGCCAGCGGCAACGGGTGCAGAAGCTCCGGCTCCAGCGCCAACTCCGGTGGCGACACCAACGCCACCGCCTGCACCCTCCGAATCGGTGTTCGTAGAATACGAAGAGCCGGTGAAACCACCAGCATCTGTTCCGATGCCTCCTCCGGCAACAGTGAAAGTGGAAGAAATCAAAGTCGTTCCCGTTCCAGTGGCGGTTCCGGCAGAGATTCCGAAGATTGAAGAAAAGCCCGTCATTGCGAAGGCTCCGGTTCGTCCCGAAATTCGCGCAGAACGTGGGTCTTTCAAGAAACAAAAGAAAGTCAAAACTTTCGCACCTCCAAGTGAAGTGCAAGACTTGAAGCGCTATTTAAAACCAGGCAAAGGCGCCACTTTAGAGGTGATCGTTGCGTGGAAAGAACGCGTTTTGACCACTTATCACTATCGCAGTGGTAAAAAGACCGTTCGTATCAATGGCGGCGCGGAAGATGATATTTCCATTCCACATGGATTAGTCCCTAAAAACTTCCCACTGCTAGATTTAACTGCAGGAGTGAAAGTGAGCACGTCGACAGAAATGGACGTGGTCATGATGACAGGTAATACGGAACAATCCATCGACGATATGGCTCGCTCGGGCAAAGCTCAGCGTGGTAACGTGGGTTGGAATATCCGTATCGATCAAGGGGATATGTTGTGCATTAACCTGCCGGGCGGAAATATCACGCTTTATTTGCGTTACGTTCCACCAGCACCGGTGGTGCCAATGTTGCCACCGTTGATGCTTTCGGGTTCAGAAATGATGGGTGTAGTGATTGCCATCGTGATGGTGTCATTACTAGCACTTTATATTTCGGCGACGACACCGAAAGATTGGCAAGAAAATAAGCAAGAGGACGTTCAGCGTATTGCGCAAGTAGTGTTCAACAAGCCGCCGGTACAAAATACTCCGGTGCCAACACCGCCTCCACCAACTCCGCCGGCGCCCACTCCGACACCGACGCCTCCTCCGCCAACGCCGTCGCCGACGCCTAAAAAAGTAGTCGTGGCGGATAAGACGCAGGAAGCCCAGAAAAAAGGTCCTAACGTTAAGACCGAAACAAAAACGCAAGTGGCGGCCCGTGCTAGTGAAGTGGCACCAAAACCAAATGCGAAAGATCGTACGAAGAAATTCACCTCCACTCGTCAAGGAGGCGCGATCAAAACCGGGGAAACTGCAGGTGCTAATGCCGCTTCTTCGAATAAAGATTTATCTAAAGTCGGCTTATTCAGCGCCTTCGGTGGCGGTGGCGCACGTGCGAATATCGATAAAGCCTATACCGGTGCCGGTGAGGTTCTGGGCATGGCCGATAAAGCGACGGGGACATCAGGCTTTAACGAAAATCGTGCTGGTGATGACTTAGGTTCTAAGTTCAAAGACGCGGGAGCGGGCGGTAAAGGTACAGCCACTCAAGGTATCGCGGGTGTTGGAACAAAAGGTCGTGGGTCAGGTCAATCTGCTTACGGTGCGGCTGATGGATTTGGAAGCAAATCGACGGTCGCGATTGAAGGCGGCGGATTTGAAGAGTCCTTTGATGGAACGATCGATAAAGAAGCTATTCGTCGTGTGATTCGCGCGAAACTTCACGAAGTAAAAAGCTGTTACGAACGCGTGCTGAATACTTTGGAAAAAGGTCGTAAGCTTGAAGGTAAAATTGTTTTAGGATGGGAAATCGTTACTAACGGTGTCGCTAAAAACGTGAAAGTGAAAAGTTCAAACTTAGGTAACACCCAAGTTGAAAACTGTATCCGCGATCGTTTGGCAAGTTGGACGTTCCCGGATCCGCCACCAGGTTTAACGGCCGTGGTTGAAGCGTATCCATTTGTATTGAATCAATCGAATTAG
- the lptB gene encoding LPS export ABC transporter ATP-binding protein, translated as MSMLTIKEISKTFKKRKVVDGASFSVESGQVVGLLGPNGAGKTTSFYMVVGLVQPDSGTINIDETNISQEPMYRRAREGLSYLAQEPSIFRKLTVSENIIVALEAHGYSGAERAERLEQLIGDFHIGHIRDSYGYALSGGERRRVEIARALAGEPKFLLLDEPFAGIDPIAVGDIQGIIRELKAKGIGVLITDHNVRETLGICDYAYILKDGKIQVSGSSDEIANSEIARKFYLGENFKL; from the coding sequence ATGAGCATGCTCACCATCAAAGAAATTTCCAAAACTTTCAAAAAACGTAAAGTCGTTGATGGCGCTTCTTTTTCTGTAGAGTCAGGACAAGTTGTCGGACTTTTAGGTCCTAACGGAGCAGGTAAGACCACTTCGTTTTATATGGTGGTGGGTCTAGTTCAGCCCGATTCCGGAACGATCAATATTGATGAAACGAATATCTCTCAAGAACCGATGTATCGTCGTGCGCGCGAGGGTTTAAGTTATTTAGCCCAAGAGCCAAGTATATTTCGTAAGCTGACGGTTTCTGAAAATATCATCGTCGCTTTAGAAGCGCATGGCTATTCAGGTGCAGAGCGGGCCGAGCGTTTAGAGCAGCTGATTGGTGACTTCCATATCGGACATATTCGCGACAGCTATGGTTATGCCCTTTCTGGAGGTGAGCGCCGTCGTGTTGAAATCGCGCGTGCCTTGGCCGGCGAACCTAAGTTCTTGCTATTAGATGAACCCTTTGCCGGTATTGACCCGATTGCGGTGGGTGATATTCAAGGTATCATTCGTGAACTTAAGGCCAAAGGTATAGGAGTTTTGATTACCGATCACAACGTGCGTGAGACTTTAGGCATTTGCGATTATGCTTATATACTGAAGGATGGGAAGATCCAGGTTAGCGGAAGTTCTGATGAAATCGCAAATTCTGAGATCGCCCGCAAGTTCTATCTTGGGGAAAACTTTAAGCTATAA
- the lptC gene encoding LPS export ABC transporter periplasmic protein LptC, with product MGKFKNIIFITLLGLLFVEILIVFPSRLEHEDEAEVRARVEAQNKTLKEKEERVKRGEKPDEINSVADQKMGGVHLVESQQGTRDWELFSKAAEGSQGAGNWKLHQVRVLFYNKEKVEFTVTGDTGTIDSATRNISVVGNVVTRSENGYLFKTPSIYYNTKSRIIESPEQVEMRGPPEGSMGGMELKGRKMKVFVDQSKMVIQEKVTAEKPHKEGKKFQIAADGAEFSGKNNEAKFFGAVRMNYDNMRLEGPEASFVYNKGAKFLSSVEVRGGVKVSDVDKFATSDRVNLDLLADRYVFQGRPKVIQNNDELVGEEIIFLEGGKKVKVERVRARVENKEQ from the coding sequence ATGGGCAAATTTAAAAATATCATCTTCATTACGTTATTAGGCCTTCTGTTTGTGGAAATTCTTATCGTATTTCCCTCGCGCTTAGAACACGAAGATGAAGCTGAGGTCCGAGCCCGGGTTGAAGCTCAAAATAAAACTCTTAAAGAAAAAGAAGAACGAGTGAAGCGCGGGGAAAAACCCGATGAAATCAACTCGGTCGCTGACCAAAAAATGGGTGGCGTCCATTTGGTTGAAAGCCAACAAGGAACGCGCGATTGGGAATTATTCTCGAAAGCCGCCGAGGGCAGTCAAGGCGCGGGAAACTGGAAGCTTCATCAGGTGCGCGTTCTTTTTTATAACAAAGAGAAAGTCGAATTCACCGTCACGGGGGATACAGGAACTATTGATTCTGCCACCCGGAATATTAGCGTGGTGGGAAATGTCGTGACCCGCTCTGAAAACGGCTATCTTTTTAAAACACCGTCGATTTACTACAATACCAAAAGCAGAATTATTGAAAGTCCCGAGCAAGTCGAAATGCGTGGACCTCCTGAGGGCTCCATGGGGGGTATGGAATTAAAGGGGCGTAAGATGAAAGTTTTTGTGGATCAATCCAAGATGGTGATTCAAGAAAAAGTCACGGCCGAAAAGCCCCACAAAGAGGGAAAGAAATTTCAGATCGCGGCTGATGGGGCGGAGTTTAGCGGCAAGAATAATGAAGCCAAATTTTTCGGCGCCGTGCGCATGAATTATGACAATATGCGCCTGGAAGGACCTGAGGCGTCCTTCGTTTATAACAAGGGTGCAAAGTTTTTAAGTTCTGTGGAAGTGCGCGGAGGCGTTAAGGTCAGTGATGTGGACAAATTTGCGACTTCCGACAGAGTGAATTTAGACCTGCTGGCCGACCGATATGTTTTTCAAGGTCGACCCAAAGTGATTCAGAATAATGATGAACTTGTAGGTGAAGAAATCATCTTCCTTGAAGGCGGAAAAAAAGTTAAAGTGGAACGTGTCCGAGCCCGAGTGGAGAATAAAGAACAATGA
- a CDS encoding ExbD/TolR family protein, giving the protein MAHIDSGDSSGRKKNVELNLVPVIDLMSVLITFLLITAVWTQVSMIQIGSSLYGKKSETQPAPTPPPNADVVLKVDVKEGGYVLTVGRQIISLPKLNDQFDDAGLVAQLQRVKQLYPEKVDAILTVADVIPYEQLIKAMDNCLSSGFTAVSVATGGPI; this is encoded by the coding sequence ATGGCTCACATAGATAGTGGTGATTCCAGCGGTCGGAAAAAGAATGTCGAGTTAAATCTCGTACCGGTCATCGATTTGATGTCCGTTCTTATTACGTTCCTTCTGATCACTGCTGTTTGGACCCAAGTGTCGATGATTCAAATTGGCAGTTCACTTTACGGGAAGAAGTCGGAAACGCAACCGGCTCCTACACCTCCACCTAACGCCGACGTGGTGTTAAAAGTGGATGTGAAGGAAGGTGGATATGTCTTAACTGTTGGGAGACAAATCATCAGTCTTCCGAAATTGAACGACCAATTTGATGACGCGGGTTTAGTAGCCCAGCTTCAACGAGTCAAACAATTGTACCCGGAAAAAGTGGACGCCATTCTTACGGTGGCCGACGTCATTCCTTACGAACAGCTTATCAAAGCCATGGATAATTGCTTATCTTCAGGATTCACGGCAGTTTCTGTGGCGACGGGAGGGCCGATCTAA
- a CDS encoding ExbD/TolR family protein has translation MAIFRPGERHRYHNILSKRKGKRDVTALLSLTAMVDMFTVLVIFLLQNYNSTGEILYIPKEVVLPQASSVRELKPSHVVTISNKEVLLDKDQVATFEEVQAAEDWNIQRLKDQLAEALQKKKAEQESKLQNRIRDAVEATRGENEEDPNQWSKVTIQADKDVDFLTIKKVLFTVTEAGAGEINFAVTKLPTESTSQ, from the coding sequence ATGGCCATCTTTAGACCTGGTGAAAGACATCGTTATCACAATATTTTATCCAAACGAAAAGGGAAACGTGACGTCACGGCTTTACTGTCTTTGACAGCCATGGTCGACATGTTTACGGTTCTCGTGATCTTCCTTTTGCAGAACTACAATTCTACAGGGGAAATTTTGTATATTCCTAAGGAAGTTGTTCTGCCGCAAGCAAGCAGTGTGAGAGAATTAAAACCATCTCATGTTGTCACGATTTCTAATAAAGAAGTTCTGTTGGATAAAGACCAAGTAGCGACGTTTGAAGAAGTTCAAGCGGCCGAAGATTGGAATATTCAGCGTCTGAAGGATCAACTGGCTGAAGCCCTGCAAAAGAAAAAAGCAGAACAAGAAAGCAAGCTTCAGAACCGTATTCGGGACGCCGTCGAAGCGACGCGTGGTGAAAACGAAGAAGATCCAAATCAATGGAGTAAGGTTACAATCCAAGCCGATAAAGATGTGGATTTCTTAACGATCAAAAAAGTTCTATTCACGGTGACAGAAGCCGGTGCAGGCGAAATCAATTTCGCGGTGACTAAACTGCCCACCGAGTCGACTTCTCAGTAA